Part of the Amycolatopsis sp. 195334CR genome is shown below.
TGGAACGGCCTCGCCCCCGCGCTCAGCTCCGGGCGCGTCGCGATGTGCGTCAACTGGCACGAGTACGCCGCCGCCAACGAGAAGGCCATGCCCGGCAAGTTCGGCTACGCCCCGCTGCCGCGCGGCCCGGCCCGCTCCGCCAACCACTACGGCGGCTGCGGCATCGCGATCAGCGGCAACACCCTGCCCAACCAGCGCCGCGCCGCGTGGTTGTTCGTGAACTGGGCGACCTCCCCGCAAACCCAGCTCGCGAACCTCAAGAGCAGCGCGGGCGGCGGCACGCCCACCCGCGATTCGGTCTACCGGCTGCCCGAAGTCCGACAGGCCGAACAACGCCCGTCACCGATGCCGAACATTCTCACCGCGCCCGCGGTCTCGCGTGCCTGGGAACCGGAGAACATCGGACTGCGGCCGAAGATCCCCATGTGGAACGAGTGCGACACGGCGATCTACACCGAACTGTCCAAGATGCTCGCCGGTGATTCGAGCCCCGCCGAGGCCATGCGCGCGGCCGCCACCCGGATCGACCGGATCACCGCCAGGGGGTGGTCGTCGTGAAGAAGCTCGGCTTCCACGGCCGGATGATGACCCCGGGCATGCTGCTGCTCGCCGCGTTGTCGTTCATCCCGCTGTTCACCGTCATCGCGATGAGCTTCAGCCGCGTGCGGCTGCTCGGCGGGGTGTCGTTCGAGTGGGTCGGCCTGGAGTACTGGATCCGCTTCTTCACCGACCTGGACCTCGGTCTGCAGTGGCTGCGCACGCTGGCCTTCTTCGTGCTCACCGTCGGCCTGGAAATGGGACTCGGCATCGTTTTCGCGCTCTGCCTGTGGAAACTGGCGCGCGGGCGCAACACCGTGCTCAGCCTGTTCCTGTTGCCGATGTTCGTCGCGCCGGTGATCGTCGGGCTGCTCGGCCGGTTCCTCACCGACTCGACCTTCGGGCTGTACGCCTGGGTGTTCAGGCTGCTCGGCTACGAGGAGGACATCCTCGGCAGCGGCACCTCCGCGTTCGTCGCGGTGGTCGCGATGGACGTCTGGCAGTGGACGCCGCTGATCGCGCTGATCACCCTGGCCGGACTGACCTCGGTGCCGCTGAGCGTGCGCGAGGCGGCCGCGCTCGACGGCGCGAGCGGCTGGCAGAACCTGCGTCACATCATCCTGCCGTCGATCTCCAGCGTGCTGCTGGTCGCGCTGCTGATCCGCTCGATGGACGCGATCCGCTACTTCGACATCATCTCGGTGACCACGAACGGGGGTCCGGCCGATGCCACCAAGGTGGTGCCGATCCGCTTGTACGAAACGGCTTTCCGGTTCTTCGACCTCGGCTACGCGGCGGTGATCGGGCTGGTCATGCTGGTGGTGTCGATCATCATCGCGCGGACCTTCGTGCGGTTGCTGGACAAGAAGGGACTCGCGCGATGACGACACCGGTCGACCGCAGCCCGTTACGCGCGCGCTTGAGCGTCCGGGTGATCGTGCTCCTCGGTCTGTTGTGGACGCTCGTGCCGCTGGTCTGGATGGCGTTGTCGTCGTTCAAGTCCGACACCGACGTCACCTCGCCCGAGCCGCAGGTGTTCTTCGAACCCACGCTGGACAACTACGCGAAGCTGTTCAGCGGCGCGAACAACCTGGGCCCGTACATCCTGCACAGCGTTTTCGCCGCCGGGATCTCCTCGGTTCTGGCCGTGGTGCTGGGCGCACTCGCCGGCTACGGCCTCGCGGGAACACGCTTTCGCGGGAAGAAGCATGTCGCGTTCTGGATCATTTCGACGCGCATGGCGCCGATCGCGGTGGTGGTGCTGCCGTTGTTCCTGCTCTTCCGCGGTGCGGGACTGATCGACAGCATCCCCGGCCTGGTCCTGGCCTACCTGACCTTCAACCTGCCGTTCGCGATCTGGCTGATGAGCGCCTTCTTCGCGGAGATCCCGCCGTCGGTGGAGGAGTCGGCGCTGGTCGCGGGCTGCACGCGCTGGCAGGCCTTCCGGCACGTCGTGCTTCCGCTGACAAAAGCAGGTTTGGTCACCACGTTCGTGCTGTGCCTGGTGTTCTCCTGGAACGACTACGCCTTCGCGCTGGTGTTCAGCGGCCCGGACTCGCAGACGCTGCCGATCGCGGCCGACCAGCTGGTCACCCAGACCGGCATCGACTGGGGGCAGCTCACCGCCATCGGCACCATAGTGGTGCTACCGATGATCGTGGCCGGCCTCGCCGTGCGGCGCTGGCTGGTCACCGGGCTGACGCTGGGTGCCGTGACGGGAGAGTGAGCATGAGGAAGATCCCCGGAACCATGAAGGTTTCCGTATTGCACGGGGTGGGGGAGGTGGTGCTGGAGGAACGTCCCGTGCCCGAGCCGGGCCCGCACGAGGTGCTCATCCGGGTCACCGCAGTGGGCACCTGCGGTTCGGACGTGCACTACTACGAGCACGGCCGCATCGGCGACTTCGTGGTGCGCGAACCGCTGGTGCTCGGCCACGAACCGAGCGGAGTGGTGGTCGCCAGGGGGGCCGAGGCGCGGGCGCACGAGATCGGCCAGCGCGTCGCGATCGAGCCCGGGGTGCCGTGCTCGACCTGCGAGCAGTGCACGATCGGCCAGTACAACCTGTGCCCGGACATGCGGTTCTTCGGCACCCCGCCGATCGACGGCGCGTTCGCCGAGTACGTGGTGCTGCGCGAGGACTTCGCCTACGCCGTGCCGGACGAGCTCTCCGACGAGGCGGCGGGCCTGCTCGAACCGCTGTCGGTCGGGGTCTGGTCGTGCCGCAAGGCGTCGGTCGGACCGGGTGCGCGCGTGCTGATCACCGGTGCCGGGCCGATCGGGCTGGTCGCCGCGCAGACCGCGCGGGCCTTCGGTGCCACCGAGATCGTGGTCACCGACATCAACGCCGAACGCCTCGCACTGGCCGCCGAACTGGGCGCCACCGCCACCATCGATGTGTCCAAAGAGGACTTGTCCGAGTCCGCCTTCGAACCGGACGTGCTGCTGGAGTGCTCCGGTGCGCCGCGGGCCATCGGGGCGGCGATCCGCAAGGTCGGTCGCGCAGGCCGGGTGGTGCTGATCGGCATGGGCGGCGACGAGATCCCGTTGCCGCTGGCCCACGTGCAGGGCTTCGAGTTGGAGGTCACCGGCACCTTCCGGTACGCCAACACCTGGCCGACCGCGATCGCGCTGGCCGCCGGTGGGGACGTCGACCTCGACCGGCTGGTCACGCACCGGTTCGGGCTGGACGAAGTCGAGAAGGCGCTCACCATCGCGAAAACCGATCCCAGCGTGATCAAGCCCGTGGTGCTGCCGCAGGTGGCGCATGCCTAGAACCCGACCGTCGGACGCCGCCGTCGAGCAGCGTCGCCAGGACGTGCTGCGCCGGGTGATCGAACTCGGCGAGGTGCGCATCGACGACCTGACCGAGGCGTTCGGCGTGAGCCTGATGACCATGCACCGCGACCTCGACGACCTCGCCGAACGCCGCCTGCTGCGCAAACTCCGCGGCAAGGTCGAGGCGTACCCGGCGCTGACCATGGAGACCGCGACCCGCTTCCGCGAAGGGCTCAACACCGCGCTCAAGGAGTCGCTGGCCGAGGTGGCGATCGCCGAAGTCCGCCCTGGCCAGACGGTTTTTGTCGACGACTCGACCACGTTGTTCCCGCTGATGCGGCGGATGGCGGCGATCTCGCCGCTGGTAGTGATCACCAACTCGATGAGTGCGATCAAGATCTTCGGTCCCGCCGAGGGGATCGAGCTGATCGTGATCGGCGGCAGGTATAACGCCGAGTTCGAGTCGTGCATCGGGCCGGACGCGCTCGCCGCGCTCGACCGCACGCGCGCCGATCTGGGCTTCGTCTCGGTGACCGCGGTGGCAGGCGGGCGGTTGTACCACCCGGTGCAGGACTACGGGGAGCTGAAGCGCGGCGTGCTCGGCATGGCCAACCGGAACGTGCTCGTCGCCGACCACTCGAAGTTCGGGAAGACGGCCACCTACGCCCACGGTGACGTCTCCGCCTACGACCTGGTGATCACCGACGGCGGCACGCCGGCGGACGAGGTGGCGGCCATGCGGGACCTGGGGGTGGAAGTCGTGTACGCCAACGGAAAGGACTGAGCATGCGCGCGGTGGTGATCGAGGAACCCGGCACGGTGACGGTATCCACAGTGGACGACCCGGCGCCGGGGGCCGGGCAGGTGGTGGTGGCGGTGTCGGCGTGCGGCATCTGCGGGACCGACCTCCACATCGTCGACGGGGAGTTCGCGCCGACGCCCTACCCGATCGTGCCGGGGCACGAGTTCGCGGGTGAGGTGGTCGCGCTCGGTGAGGGTGTGACCGGACTGGCCGAAGGTGATCTGGTGGCGGTCGACCCGTCGCTGTTCTGCGGGGAGTGCCACTACTGCGCGATCGGCCGCGGGAACCTCTGCGAGCGGTGGGCGGCGATCGGGGTCACCACGAACGGTGCCGCCGCGGAGTACGCGCTCGCTCCGGCGGGGAACTGCTACCGGCTGCCCGAGGGCGTCGACGTGCGGGAGGCGGCGCTGATCGAACCGCTGTCGTGCGCGGTGCGCGGGTTCGACCTGCTGCCGCGGCGGCTCGGGGAGCACTACCTGATCTACGGCGCGGGCACGATGGGCCTGCTGATGCTGCAGCTGGCGCGGGTGGCGGGCGCCGGTTCCCTGTCCGTGGTCGACCTCAACGCCGACCGGCTTTCGACCGCGAAAGCACTCGGTGCCGACGCGGTGGCTGCGAACGCCGACGACCTCGACCGGCCGCAGGGCTGGGAAGTGGTGATCGACTGCACCGGCGTGGTCGCGGCGATCGAGGACGCGCTGACCCGCGTCCGGCGGGGCGGCACCTACCAGCAGTTCGGCGTGGCCCCGGCCGAGGCGACCGCGTCGTTCTCGCCGTTCCGCGTGTACAACGACGAGATCACCATCGTCGGCAGCATGGCCGTGCTGCACAGCTACGGGCGCGCGGTCGAGCTGATGGGGCGGGGCGCGGTGGACGCCAGAACGATGATCAGCCACTCGCTCGCGCTCGACGAGTACCCCCGCGCACTGGACATGTTCCGCGCAAGTACTGGACGGAAGCTCCAAGTCCGGCCAGGCTCGTGACCATGCACACTCCCACGCTGGTCGCCGGAGTCGACACGTCGACCCAATCGGCGAAGGTGGTGATCTGCGACGCCGAGACCGGGACCGTGGTCCGCGAAGGCCGCGCGGCGCACCCGGACGGCACCGAGGTCGACCCGAAGCACTGGTGGACGGCGTTCACCGAGGCGGCCGACGGCCTGCTCGACGGGGTCTCGGCGATCGGCGTCGGCGGTCAGCAGCACGGCATGGTCGCGCTGGACGAGGACGGCGAGGTGGTGCGGCCCGCGCTGCTGTGGAACGACACGCGCTCGGGGCCGCAGGCGCAGGACCTGGTCGCCGAACTCGGCGGGCCGGGCGCCTGGACGGAGGCGGTCGGCTCGGTGCCGGTCGCCAGCTTCACCATCACCAAGCTGCGGTGGCTCGCCGAGCACGAGCCGGAACTGGCCGCGCGGGTGGCGCGCGTGGTGCTGCCGCACGACTGGCTCAACTGGCGGATCCTGGGCCGCCCGGACCGCGTGACCACCGACCGCGGGGACGCGTCCGGCACCGGGTACTTCTCGCCCGCCACCGGCGAATACCGCACTGACCTGCTCAAGCGCGCCTTCGGCCGGACCCCCGCCCTCCCGGACCTGCTTTTGCCCGCAGAAGCAGGTGGGCACACGTCGGACGGGGTGCTGGTGTCGGCCGGGACCGGCGACAACATGGCGGCCGCGCTCGCCCTCGAACTCGGCCCCGGCGACGTCGTGGTCTCGCTCGGCACCAGCGGCACGGTGTTCGCGGTGTCCGAGACCCCGCCCGCCGACGCCTCCGGCACGGTCGCCGGTTTCGCCGACGCCACCGGCCGCTTCCTCCCGCTCGCCTGCACGCTCAACGCGGCCAGGGTGCTCACCGCCACCGCCGACCTGCTCGGCGTCGACCTGGCGGGCCTCGACAACCTTGCTTTGGCCGCAGAAGCCGGTGCGGGCGGGTTGACCCTGCTGCCCTACCTGGACGGCGAGCGCACCCCCAACCTGCCGGATGCGAACGGCACCTTGCTCGGCCTGACCAGGTCGAACATGAAGCCGGAGAACTTGGCTCGCGCGGCTGTGGAAGGCATGCTGTGCGGACTGGCCGCCGGTCTGGAGGCGATCGCCGGGCACGGGGTCGAACCGCGCCGGGTGCTCCTGATCGGCGGCGCCGCGCAGTCGGCCAGCGTGCGCGCGGCCGCGCCGGTGATCTTCGGCCTCCCGGTCGAGTTGCCCGCGCCCGCCGAGTACGTGGCGCTCGGGGCCGCCCGCCAGGCGGCCTGGGCGCTGGCCGGGACCACCGCGCCGCCGAGCTGGCGGGGTTCGGACGTGCTGCGACTCGGTGAGCCGGACACCGACGCGGGCCAGGACATCCGGCAACGGCACCACGCCGCCCGCGAACTCGTGCACGCGCGAGCGTTAGGAAGGGAAAGCTGAATGGCGACGATTACCTACGACAAGGCGTCCAGGCACTACTCCGGAGCCGACCGTCCCGCGGTGGACGCGCTCGACCTGGAGATCGCCGACGGTGAGTTCCTGGTGCTGGTCGGGCCGTCGGGCTGCGGCAAGTCGACCAGCCTGCGCATGCTCGCCGGGCTGGAGGACATCGACGACGGCTCCGTCTGGATCGGGGACCGCGACGTCACCCAGCTGCCGCCGCGGTCGCGGGACATCGCCATGGTGTTCCAGAACTACGCGCTCTACCCGCACATGACGGTCGGCCAGAACATGGGCTTCGCGCTGAAGATCGCGGGCAAGCCCGCCTCGGAGATCAAGGAGCGCGTGCGCGACGCGGCGAAGCTGCTCGACATCGAGCAGTACCTCGACCGCAAGCCGAAGGCGCTCTCCGGTGGTCAGCGCCAGCGCGTGGCGATGGGCCGCGCGATCGTGCGCGAGCCGCAGGTCTTCCTGATGGACGAGCCGCTGTCGAACCTGGACGCCAAGCTCCGCGTGTCCACCCGCACGCAGATCGCCGCGCTGCAGCGCCGCCTCGGCGTCACCACCGTCTACGTCACGCACGACCAGGTCGAGGCGATGACCATGGGCGACCGCGTGGCCGTGCTGTCCGACGGCGTGCTGCAGCAGTGCGACACCCCGCGTGCGCTGTACGAACGCCCCGCAAACGCTTTCGTCGCCGGGTTCATCGGCTCGCCGGCGATGAACCTCGTCGCCGCCTCGCTCACCGAGGACGGCGCGAACGTCGGCGGGGCGAAGGTGGCCCTGCCGCGCGAGATCATCGCCCAGGCCGGTGACGACGGCGTGACCGTCGGTTTCCGCCCGGAGTCGCTCGAAGTGGCGCAGGAGGGCGCGGGCACCATCCCGGTCAAGGTGGACCTCGTCGAGGAACTCGGCTCGGACGCGTACTGCTACGGCAAGCTGGCCGGTGACGACCCGGAGGCGGGCACCACGGTGGTGGCGCGGGTCGACCCGCGGACGCCGCCGTCGATGGGTGACACGCTGCACTTCCGCGTGCGGCCGGACGAACTGCACGTGTTCTCCGCCACCACCGGAGCCCGCCTGGAGTGACCCCTGTGGGAAAATGGGCTGGTCATGAGCCCAGACCCCTTCCCACGCGCTGAAGTCCGCATCGACCTGGACCTGATCCGCCACAACCTCGCGCTGCTCGCCGGGCGCGCGGCCGCCTCCGGCGCCGCGACCATGGCGGTGGTGAAGGCGGACGCCTACGGGCACGGTGCGGTGCCGGTCGCGCGCGCCGCACTCGAGGCGGGCGCGACCTGGCTCGGCGCCTGCTCGCTGGCCGAGGCGTTGACCTTGCGCGAAGCGGGTATCCAGGCGCCGATGCTGGCCTGGTTGGACACCGCGGACACCGACTACACCCCCGCCGTCGAGACGGGGGTGGACCTCGGCCTGAGCAACGCCGGTGAGCTGGAACGCGCGGCCGACGCGGCGCGGCGAGCCGGTGGCCGCGCGCGCGTGCACCTGAAGATCGACACCGGGTTGTCCCGCAACGGCTGCCCGCCGCACGCCTGGCCCGCGCTGGTCAAGTCGGCCGCCGCCGATCCCGCGGTCGAGGTGGTGGGCATCTGGTCGCACCTGGCCTGCGCGGACGAACCCGGCCACCCGTCGATCGACAGGCAGGCTTCGCGGTTCCAGCAGGCGTACGAGGTCGCGCTCGAAGCGGGCCTGAACCCGGTGCGCCACCTGGCGAACTCGGCGGCCACGCTGACCCGGCCGGACCTGCACTTCGACCTGGTGCGGGTCGGGATCGCGATGTACGGGCTCAACCCCGTGCCGCAGCAGGAGGACCTGCGCCCGGCGATGACCTTCCGCTCGTCGGTGGTCTCGACCAAACGGGTCGAGGCGGGCGAGTCCGTCTCCTATGGACACACGTGGACCGCCGACGCGGCGACCACGCTGGCGCTGGTGCCCAGCGGGTACGCGGACGGCGTGCCGCGCACGTTGTCTGGCCGGCTGGACGTCTGGCTCGACGGAAAACGGCGGCCGGTGGTCGGCCGGGTCTGCATGGACCAGTTCGTCGTCGACTGCGGTGACCACGAGCCGGCGCCGGGCGCCGAGGTGGTGCTGTTCGGCACCGGCGAGGGCGGGGCGCCGACGGCCACCGAGTGGGCGGACAAGATCGGCACGATCGACTACGAGATCGTCACCGGCATGTACCGGCCGCGGGTGGCGCGCAGCTACGCGGGGCAGCGCTGATGGCGGCTCCGTCACGGAGACTCCTGGCGATCGCCGGTGGGATCGGCGCGGTGCTGACCGGGTCGGCCGCCGCCGCGATCACCATCGCCACCCAGCAGAAGCGGCATCGCGTGGACCCGTTCGGCGACGAGCCGCTCGGTGAGTTGAAGCCGGATCGCACGTCGACGGTGGCCGCGGACGACGGCACCCCGCTGGCGGTCGCCGAGGTCGATCCCGCCGACGGCGGCCGTCCCGCGCTGACCCTCGTCGGCGTGCACGGCTTCGCGCTTTCCCAGCTCAGCTGGCATTTTCAGCGGCGGGATCTGGCGTCGCTGACGCTGCCGCGCGTGCGGCAGGTCTACTACGACCACCGCAGCCACGGCCTGTCCGGCGCGGCGAACCACGAAACCAGCACCATCGAGCAGCTGGCCGAGGACCTGCACGCGGTGATCCGCGCGGTCGCGCCGGACGGGCCGCTGGTGCTGATGGCCCATTCGATGGGCGGCATGGTCGTGATGGAACTGGCTCAGCGGCACCCGGAGCTGTTCGAGGACCGGGTGCGCGGGGTGGCGTTGATCGCGACGGCCGCCGGTGAGGTCGGTACCCGCGGCATCCCGCGCGGGCTGCTGTCGAAGTACAACCCGCTGACGCGCGGAGTGAGCGAGCTGGCGGGCTGGCAGCCGGGGCTGGTGGAGTTCGTGCGGGCGGCAGGCGGGCAGCTGACGCGGCAGGCGGTGCGGCGGCTGGCGTTCGGTGCGCGGGACGTCAGCCCGCGGATCGTCGACTTCATGCTGGAGATGCTCGAAGTGACGCCGGTGCTGGGGCTGGTGAACTTCGCCGACACGCTCGGCAGCCACAACCGGTACGCGGCGCTGGCCGGGCTCAAGCACGCGCACGTGCTGGTGATCGGCGCCGACTCGGACCGGGTGACGCCCTACTCGCACGCCGAGCGGATCGCCGCCGAACTGCCGGACGCGGAGCTGGTGCGTGTGCGCGGGGCGGGGCACATGGTGCAGCTGGAACAGCCGGAGCTGGTGAACAGCCACCTGATCGACCTAGTGCAACGGTGCGCCGGTGTGGACGGCGCGGATTCCTCACGACGACTGTGGCGGTGGCTGAACCGGTGAATTTCGAGTGCACGACCCCGGAGGACACGATCGAGTTCGGCCGTTCACTCGGCCGTGAACTGCGGGCGGGCGACCTGGTCCTGCTGGCCGGGCCGCTCGGGGCGGGCAAGACCACGCTGACCCGGGGCATCGCCGAAGGGCTCGGGGTGAGCGGGCGGGTCAGCTCGCCGACCTTCGTGCTGGCGCGGGTGCACCCGGGGCCGGTGCCGCTGGTGCACGTCGACGCCTACCGGCTGGGTGGGGACCTGGCCCAGCTGGACGACCTGGACCTGGACACCGACCTGGAGGCGTCGGCCGTGGTCGTCGAATGGGGTGAGGGCTCCGCCGACCGCCTGTCCATCGACCACCTCGTGGTGCGGCTTTCGCGGGCAGAAGACGACGTCCGCACGATCACCCTCGAACCACACGGCAGCTGGCACTCCCGCACCCCCCTCCTCCCCACCCCCTGACCGGCTTCTGCGGGCAAAAGCCGGAAACCTGCTTTTCCCCGCAGAAGCATGTTTGCCTGGTCAGAGGGTGTGCAGGACGGTGTACAGGGCGTCCTCGATGCCCGGCAGGTCCTCGTGGCCGAAGTCGGGGTACTCGCGCAGGGACTTGGTGCCGGTGAGCTTGTTGTAGGCGGCGAACTGGGTCGACGGCGGGCACACCACGTCCTCCAGCGCGACCGTCCAGTCGACCCGGGCCCGGACACGCGGAGCGAGGTGCTGGATGTCGATGTACCCGAGTCGGGTGAAGATTTCCTCGCGGCGCCGGTGCAGCGGGTCACGCTTCCGGAACCACGTGGTGATCTCGTTGTACGGCGCTTCCCCGAGCGCCAGCTCCCACGCGCGCTCGTAGTCCGATAGGAACGAGAACACCGCCGCGACCAGCGCGATCCGTGGTTCGAGCGCCGCGCACGCGAGGCTCAGCGCGCCGCCTTGGCTGTGCCCGGTGGTGGCCACCCGGTCCGGGTCGACGCCGGGCAGGTCCATCACCGTGCGCGCGAGGCGGACGGTGTCGAGGAACGCGTGCCGCATGTGCAGCTGGTCGGCGCCTTCTTCCAGGCCGAGCAGCAGCTGGTTGCTCACCGCCCAGCCGGTGGCCGTCGCGCCCCAGCCCTGTCCGCGCATGTCCATCGCGACCGCGGTCTGCCCGCGCGCGACGTACGCGAGCAACTCGGTCCAGGGCGTTGACCTGCCGTTATAGCCGTGGAAGAAGAGCACGGCCGAGCCTTCGGTGTCCGTCAGCGGCCGCGCAAGCCTGGCGTGGACGCGGACGCCGCCGACGCCGGTGAACTCCAGGTCCTCGCACCGGGCGAACGGCGCCGAGAACTCGGCGGGCCTGATCTCGACCTGTGGCTCGGTCGCGTCCAACTCGGCGAGGGCCTTCTCCCAGTAACCGTCGAAATCGGCGGGGCGCGGGTTGGTGCCCTGGTAGCTCCGGAGCTGCTCCGGCGACAGATCGAAATTCAGCGGCATGCGGACGGCTCCCTCGAACTCAGACGATCACCGTCATCCTAGGAGGCGCCCATCATGCTTTTGCGGGCAAAAGCAGGTTGGCGAGGGTGAGGACGTCCAGGTCGGCGCGGGGTTTGCCGATCAGCTGGACGCCCATCGGCAGGCCGTCGGCGTTGAAGCCGGCCGGCATGCCCAGCACCGGCACCCCGGCCAGCGACCACGGCGCCACGGTCTCCATCCACCGGTGGTACGTGTCCATCTCGCGCCCGCCGACGGTGGTCGGCCACGGCGTGCCGACGTCGAACGGGAACACCTGCGCGCTCGGCGCCAGGATGAAGTCGAAGTCCTCGAAGAACCGCAGCAGCGCGTCCAGCCACCGCGTGCGCTCCAGCGAAGCCGGGCCGAGGTCGGCCGCCGACAACTTGAGTCCCTGCTCGAGTTCCCACACCAGCTCCGGCTTCAGCTGCGCCCCCGGCATCCGGTGCAACGAACCCAGGTTCGCCGCGACGTTGAACCCCCGCCAGGTCAGCACCGCCTGCCACACGCGGTCCATCGGGTAGTCCGGCACCGCGTCGACCACTTCGCAGCCCAGTGCGGTGAACCCGGCGAACGCGCTCCGGCAGACGTCCAGCACGCCCGGGTCCATCGGCAGGTACCCGTCGAAATCGCCGACCCAGGCGATCCGCGTGCCGCGGAAGTCGCGCGGGGTGAGCGGCGGCATGAACATCGACGGGTCCTCGGCGATGCCCAGCGGCGCCCGCGGGTCCGGCCCGGCCAGCACCGACAGCAACGCGGCGACGTCGGCGACCGTCCGGCCCATCGGCCCGGCCGTGTCCAATTGCGCCACGAAAGAGGTCGACGGCACCCTTCCGAGCGACGGCCGGAACCCATACGTGTTCGTGAACGCCGCCGGGTTGCGCAGCGAACCGAGGTAGTCGCTGCCGTCGGCCACCGGCAGCATCCGCGCCGCGACCGCCGCCGCGGCACCACCGCTGCTGCCGCCCGGCGTGCGCGACAGGTCGTGGGGATTCCTCGTCGGTCCGTACACCGGGTTGTAGGTCTGCGAGCCGAGCCCGAATTCCGGCACGTTCGTTTTGCCGATGACGATGCCGCCCGCGTCCTTCATCCGCCGCACGAAGAGGTCGTCGTGCTGGGCGATCTGGTCGGCGAAAACCGGCGACCCGTAGGTCCACGGCAATCCGGCCGCGGCCGAAAGGTCCTTAACCGCCAACGGAAACCCGTGCAGCCAGCCGCGGTTCGGCTCCTTGTCCCGCTCAGCGGCCTCTCGCATGAGGTCGTCGCGGTCGCGCAGCGCGACGATCGCGTTGAGCTTCGGGTTGTGTTCCTCGATCTGGTCCAGGTACGCAGCCATGACCTCGGTGCACGACACCTCGTGGAGCCGGATCTTCTCGGCCAGGTCCACCGCGTCGAGTTCGACCAGGCTCATCGGCTGTCCTCCACGTGCGGGGCGATGCCTTGCGCGACACCGAGTTCGACGACGTCCTGCGGTCGCAGGCGCAGCTGGTTCGCCGTTTCCGGCACCTCCGAAGGGTCGCGCTTGAGGATCGACGCCGCGGCTTCCGGTGAGGTGACCGAGAAGTAGCTGTCCGGCGTCATCCACGTCCGCCCGGGCGCGGCGAACGCCAGCGCCCCACCGGAACCACCTTCACCGATCACCAGCGAAGTGATCGGCACCTTCGCGCTCGCCACCGCGAGGAACAACTCCGCGATCGACGGACCCGCACCGGAACCTTCGGCAGCGGCGTCATTCGCCGCACCGAGAGTGTCCACAATGGTCAAAATGGGCAGGCCAAGGCGATCGGCGAGCGAGACCAACCTGGCAGCGGTGCGGAACCCGGACGGCAGTGTCGGCGTACCGGCCTGAGTCACATAGGCGATGGTTTCCCCGTTGCGCTTGCCGAAGCCGCAAAGCACGCCGGGATCGCGGCCGCCGCAGAGGTCTCCGCTGATCTCTTCGCGTTCGTCGAAGTAGTGATCCAAATAGGACTGTGCGCGTGGGCGTTCGGCCGCGCGGGCGTTTCGCACTGCCTCCCAACCGGTTTCCGGAAGTTCCTTGCGGCCCAGTGCGGGTGGAACCGGCGCTTCCGTGGCAGCCGGTCCGGCGAGCAGGCCGAGCCAAGACGCGAGCACGCCGGGCAGCTCGTCTGGTTCGACCACTGCGTCGATATGCCCTGATT
Proteins encoded:
- a CDS encoding carboxyl transferase domain-containing protein, with protein sequence MPERLSARAVIETVATGFAEFDYGPVEYSEVDGPISWPGYDEAHAKAAKRTGESESVVCGHGRIGGTEAAVIAFEFGFLGGSMGGRTGDRVEAAFVRARELRLPLVFLIATGGSRMQEGMRALSQLQRVARQIALTREAGLPQIAVLRDPATGGGWATLGAGADVTLALSQAQVGFAGSRVRPPGDAHAYTAEAQYESGHIDAVVEPDELPGVLASWLGLLAGPAATEAPVPPALGRKELPETGWEAVRNARAAERPRAQSYLDHYFDEREEISGDLCGGRDPGVLCGFGKRNGETIAYVTQAGTPTLPSGFRTAARLVSLADRLGLPILTIVDTLGAANDAAAEGSGAGPSIAELFLAVASAKVPITSLVIGEGGSGGALAFAAPGRTWMTPDSYFSVTSPEAAASILKRDPSEVPETANQLRLRPQDVVELGVAQGIAPHVEDSR